The Vibrio bathopelagicus genomic sequence TGAACGTGCTTTGTTTGGCGACCATGCCTACCCGCAGTTTTTCTTCCGTCAGGCATTTGATTGCTGGGGAAAAGGCTTGTTGGTAGCCAAGCAAGAATCTAAGGTTGCGGGCTATGTATTGATGACACCAACAGACAAGCCACAAGAGTATTGGGTTCTGTCACTGGCCGTTGATGGTCACTATCGCGGGATGGGAATTGGTCGTTCATTGATGGAGCATGCGATAGCGACACTGCCGGAAGAATCGAAGATATTGCTGACTGTGGATCCCAATAATACATCTGCTTGTGCGCTTTATGCATCTATAGGTTTTGTCACAATCAAAGAAGAGTCGAACTATTTTGGCGATGATGAACCAAGGTTGGTGATGCAACTGACGATGTAACCTGTGCTTTAAGTCGGTTAAAAAGGTGAGTTGTCGTTAGCGAGAACACAATATAATTTAATGATTATTCATGCTTTTTATGGTGTATTTGTATTTAGCACTTATCGATATGAAATTTAGGGGTAATAGATGAAGTTTATTTGGTTGAAAGTCGCCGTTACAGTATTGGTATTCGCT encodes the following:
- a CDS encoding GNAT family N-acetyltransferase: MNIVCAEKQELAEIYQLERALFGDHAYPQFFFRQAFDCWGKGLLVAKQESKVAGYVLMTPTDKPQEYWVLSLAVDGHYRGMGIGRSLMEHAIATLPEESKILLTVDPNNTSACALYASIGFVTIKEESNYFGDDEPRLVMQLTM